From Candidatus Nitricoxidivorans perseverans, the proteins below share one genomic window:
- a CDS encoding EAL domain-containing protein: protein MLIGLATNGVAVILLSIVFSVGEWLDHRGQAVTTLAVHAGVIADNVAPALVFGDEKSAGEVLERLGKEPTLVHAELRDMAGAVVARFNRAGRYKPPPALPAPDGHLFFADRLEYAKSVAHLGEPVGILTLQSDLSPVYVEMLRKLLLIVIAMAASLTSAVFLFARFQKSISDPIRDLAAAMTRVTRQSDYSTHVPVQGRDEIGALAENFNAMIAAVREREAALVEHREGLENTVRQRTEELNALNESLTHQVLEMQLAETVFNASSNAIIITNAENRIVAVNAAFCKITGYSEAEVVGQAPSILSSGRHDAGFYRAMWQTLLETGRWDGEIWNRRKNGDPYAEWLTINTVKNSRGENTHFVAIFSDITQRKAAEDEIRHLAFYDPLTRLPNRRLLLDRLGQAMASSVRSGRQGALLFIDLDNFKMLNDTLGHDMGDRLLQQVADRLVGCVREGDSVARLGGDEFVVMLEDLSGNSDEAAAQAETVGEKILATLNRTYELSGREYHGTPSIGIALFGKQRQSMDDLLKHADLAMYQAKAAGRNALRFFDPRMQAAVTARSRMEAGLRQALREEHFLLFYQPQIDGTGRMAGAEALIRWRHPVHGLVMPDRFIPIAEESGLIVPIGEWVLREVCRQVRAWRTAGLPPFFIAVNLSARQFAQERLAERICGILAEMDVEPAAIELEITESTVMDRADNAAAVLRDLHERGFRIAIDDFGTGYSSLGYLKRFPVDKLKIDRSFVMDIPGDANDAAIASAIIQMAKILGLEVVAEGVETDAQHEFLRTQGCAFQQGFRYSRPLDVAAFESFLRANAAQPPAAS from the coding sequence ATGCTGATCGGCCTCGCCACCAATGGCGTGGCGGTCATCCTGCTCAGCATCGTCTTCAGCGTCGGGGAATGGCTGGACCACAGGGGCCAGGCCGTGACCACCCTGGCGGTGCATGCCGGCGTGATCGCCGACAACGTTGCCCCGGCCCTGGTGTTCGGGGACGAAAAAAGCGCGGGCGAAGTGCTGGAGCGGCTTGGCAAGGAGCCCACCCTCGTCCATGCGGAATTGCGGGACATGGCCGGCGCCGTCGTGGCGCGATTCAATCGCGCCGGGCGCTACAAACCGCCGCCTGCCCTGCCGGCGCCGGATGGGCATCTGTTTTTCGCCGACCGGCTGGAGTATGCCAAAAGCGTGGCGCATCTGGGCGAGCCGGTCGGCATTCTGACGCTGCAATCCGACTTGAGCCCCGTCTATGTCGAGATGCTGAGGAAGCTGCTGCTGATCGTCATTGCCATGGCGGCCTCCCTGACGTCCGCGGTTTTCCTATTCGCACGCTTCCAGAAATCCATCAGCGATCCCATCCGCGACCTGGCGGCGGCGATGACGCGCGTGACGCGCCAGAGCGACTACTCGACGCATGTACCGGTTCAGGGCCGGGACGAAATCGGCGCACTGGCCGAAAATTTCAACGCGATGATCGCCGCCGTCCGAGAAAGGGAGGCCGCGCTCGTGGAACATCGGGAGGGTCTCGAGAACACGGTGAGGCAGCGCACCGAGGAACTGAACGCGCTCAACGAATCCCTGACGCACCAGGTCCTGGAGATGCAGCTTGCGGAAACGGTGTTCAACGCCTCGTCGAACGCCATCATCATCACGAACGCCGAAAATCGCATCGTCGCCGTCAATGCCGCCTTCTGCAAGATCACCGGCTACAGCGAGGCCGAGGTCGTCGGACAGGCCCCTTCGATCCTGAGCTCTGGCCGCCATGACGCGGGGTTTTACCGGGCCATGTGGCAGACGCTGCTGGAAACCGGCCGATGGGACGGCGAAATCTGGAACCGGCGCAAGAACGGCGATCCCTATGCGGAGTGGTTGACCATCAACACCGTGAAAAACAGCCGCGGCGAAAATACCCATTTCGTCGCGATCTTTTCGGACATCACCCAGCGCAAGGCCGCGGAGGATGAAATCAGGCATCTGGCCTTCTACGATCCGCTCACGCGCCTGCCCAACCGGCGGCTGCTGCTCGACCGGCTCGGCCAGGCCATGGCTTCCTCCGTCCGCAGCGGGCGTCAGGGTGCGCTGCTGTTCATCGACCTCGACAACTTCAAGATGCTCAATGACACGCTTGGCCACGACATGGGTGACCGCTTGCTCCAGCAGGTGGCCGACCGCCTCGTGGGATGCGTGCGCGAGGGCGATTCGGTGGCGCGACTGGGCGGAGACGAGTTTGTCGTGATGCTCGAGGATCTGAGCGGGAACTCCGACGAGGCCGCCGCGCAGGCCGAAACCGTCGGCGAAAAAATCCTCGCGACCCTCAACCGTACCTACGAGCTGTCCGGCCGCGAATACCACGGCACGCCCAGCATCGGCATCGCGCTGTTCGGCAAACAGCGGCAATCGATGGACGACCTGCTCAAGCACGCCGACCTCGCCATGTACCAGGCCAAGGCGGCTGGCCGCAACGCCCTGCGCTTCTTCGATCCGAGAATGCAGGCCGCGGTCACCGCGCGCTCCCGCATGGAGGCCGGCCTGCGCCAGGCGTTGCGCGAGGAACATTTCCTCCTTTTCTACCAGCCTCAGATAGACGGGACGGGCCGCATGGCGGGCGCGGAGGCGCTGATCCGTTGGCGCCATCCGGTGCATGGCCTGGTGATGCCCGACCGGTTCATTCCCATCGCGGAGGAGTCCGGCCTCATCGTGCCCATCGGCGAGTGGGTGCTGCGCGAGGTCTGTCGGCAGGTGCGGGCTTGGCGCACGGCCGGGCTGCCGCCCTTCTTCATCGCCGTGAACCTCTCGGCGCGGCAGTTTGCCCAGGAGCGCCTGGCCGAGCGCATCTGCGGCATCCTGGCGGAAATGGACGTTGAACCGGCCGCCATCGAGCTGGAAATCACGGAGAGCACGGTGATGGACCGCGCCGACAACGCCGCCGCCGTGCTGCGCGACCTGCACGAGCGGGGCTTCCGCATCGCCATCGACGACTTCGGCACCGGCTATTCGTCGCTGGGCTACCTCAAGCGGTTCCCGGTGGACAAGCTCAAGATCGACCGTTCCTTCGTGATGGACATTCCCGGCGACGCCAACGACGCCGCCATAGCCTCGGCCATCATCCAAATGGCGAAGATCCTGGGGCTCGAGGTCGTGGCCGAGGGTGTGGAAACCGACGCCCAGCACGAATTTCTGCGGACACAGGGCTGTGCGTTCCAGCAAGGCTTCCGGTATTCACGCCCGCTCGACGTGGCGGCCTTCGAGTCGTTCCTGCGCGCGAACGCCGCTCAGCCGCCGGCTGCCTCGTAG
- a CDS encoding HIT family protein: MDDCELCQTPGGEVVWKDGLCRVIRVGGAEGAAFPGFCRVVWHAHVGEMSDLPATERRHLMNVVFAVEAALRALAKPDKINLASLGNVVPHLHWHVIPRWTDDSHFPAPVWAQPKRAAAARHAPPDTAALHAAIASAMAGET, from the coding sequence ATGGACGACTGCGAACTTTGCCAAACGCCGGGCGGCGAGGTGGTCTGGAAGGACGGCCTGTGCCGCGTTATCCGGGTCGGCGGCGCCGAGGGCGCGGCGTTTCCCGGCTTCTGCCGCGTCGTCTGGCACGCCCACGTCGGCGAAATGTCCGACCTGCCGGCCACGGAGCGCCGGCATCTGATGAATGTCGTCTTCGCCGTCGAGGCGGCCTTGCGCGCGCTGGCGAAGCCCGACAAGATCAACCTCGCCAGCCTCGGCAACGTCGTGCCGCATCTGCACTGGCACGTGATCCCCCGCTGGACGGATGACAGCCATTTTCCGGCGCCCGTATGGGCGCAGCCGAAGCGCGCGGCCGCGGCCCGCCATGCCCCCCCGGACACTGCGGCGCTGCACGCCGCGATCGCCTCGGCCATGGCCGGAGAAACGTGA
- the nosD gene encoding nitrous oxide reductase family maturation protein NosD has protein sequence MKFFWLTVFFTLPALAAVPLQPLIDATPPGGTLRPPPGAYAGPVVIDKPMTVDGGGRVTVDGGGRETVLTVRASGAAVRGLRLRNSGDTHDGVDAGLLVEGDDNRVEDNVLEDVLFGIHVKGGNRNLIRHNRVIGKDRPIGLRGDGLRVWNGRHNEIDGNEFQRTRDLTLANSPDNRIAGNRLSDARYGLHAIFSPRTRVENNRIDHTETGIVAMYSTELTVRGNVIRHALIGGGGAIAFKDSGGALVENNEIVHCAVGLMTDSPLNAELTHVIRNNRFAHNLAGMSLYGEKGGHRIEDNRFENNLIQIFVSAAGVGEANVWRGNYWSDYQGFDRNGDGIGDTPHEMLLYADRIWMETPKATFFRNSPALELLDFLERLAPFSSPALILRDPAPRMR, from the coding sequence ATGAAATTCTTCTGGCTCACGGTTTTCTTCACCCTGCCGGCCCTGGCGGCGGTGCCCCTGCAACCTCTGATCGACGCGACGCCGCCGGGCGGCACGCTGCGGCCGCCGCCCGGGGCCTACGCCGGGCCCGTGGTGATCGACAAACCCATGACGGTCGACGGGGGAGGCCGCGTAACGGTCGATGGGGGCGGCCGGGAGACGGTGCTGACGGTCCGCGCGAGCGGCGCCGCGGTGCGCGGCCTGCGGCTTCGCAACAGCGGCGACACCCACGACGGCGTCGATGCCGGCCTGCTGGTCGAGGGCGACGACAACCGCGTGGAGGACAACGTGCTGGAAGACGTGCTCTTCGGCATCCACGTCAAGGGCGGCAACCGCAACCTGATCCGCCACAACCGCGTGATCGGCAAGGATCGGCCCATCGGCCTGCGCGGCGACGGCCTGCGCGTCTGGAACGGCAGGCATAACGAGATCGACGGCAACGAATTCCAGCGGACGCGCGATCTCACGCTGGCGAACTCGCCGGACAACCGGATCGCCGGCAACCGCCTCTCGGACGCCCGTTACGGGCTGCACGCCATATTTTCACCGCGCACGCGGGTCGAGAACAACCGCATCGACCATACCGAAACGGGCATCGTCGCCATGTATTCCACGGAACTGACCGTCCGCGGCAACGTCATCCGCCACGCCCTAATAGGCGGCGGCGGCGCGATCGCCTTCAAGGACAGCGGCGGCGCGCTGGTCGAGAACAACGAGATCGTGCATTGCGCGGTCGGTCTCATGACCGATTCGCCGCTCAACGCCGAGCTGACCCACGTGATCCGCAACAACCGGTTTGCCCACAACCTGGCGGGCATGTCCCTCTACGGCGAGAAGGGCGGCCACAGGATCGAGGACAACCGCTTCGAGAACAACCTGATACAGATCTTCGTGAGCGCCGCGGGCGTCGGCGAGGCCAACGTCTGGCGCGGCAACTACTGGAGCGACTACCAGGGGTTCGACCGCAACGGTGACGGCATTGGCGACACGCCCCACGAGATGCTGCTCTATGCCGACCGCATCTGGATGGAAACGCCGAAGGCCACCTTCTTCCGGAATTCGCCGGCGCTGGAACTGCTCGACTTCCTCGAGCGACTCGCCCCCTTCTCGTCGCCCGCGCTGATACTGCGCGATCCGGCGCCGCGCATGCGCTGA
- a CDS encoding DUF3683 domain-containing protein: MSARLREIPYNYTSFSDREIVIRLLGPEAWEVLDELRSQRVTGRSARMLYEVLGDIWVVRRNPYLEDDLLANPDRRAALVEALRHRLAEIEKRRAGNESVARLLEAAHRAVGDFEAWFGETGALRRKVGKLLCRHTRCDNIHFDGLARVTHVTDATDWRVETPFVVLTPDTEAEVAPLVRGLIELGLTIIPRGGGTGYTGGAVPLDARSAVINTEKLIDMGPVEETALSGVDKPYATIRTGAGVVTRRVMNAADAAGRVFACDPTSADASCVGGNIAMNAGGKKAVLWGTALDNLASWRMVTPDGTWLEVERIGHNLGKIHEQETATFRLKHLADDGRIEREEFLSIPGRTFRKAGLGKDVTDKFLAGLPGVQKEGCDGIVTSAVWLLHRMPPVARTFCLEFFGQVRDAVPSIVEITEFMKGKPGGAMLAGLEHLDERYVKAVGYATKAQRQGRPKMVLIGDIVGEDDAAVTATAAEVVRIAGQRSGEGFIAATAEARRKFWLDRARTAAISRHTNAFKVNEDVVIPLPRMGDYCDGIERINIELSIANKLALCDALVEFLSGDLPLHAGDASMDKDELIGDRREQAVSIIAEVRARWQALKDGLDANFPALQYHSVRVSWKAELKPRLEAIFDGSLFRPVLEGIEAVHAEVLRDRVFVALHMHAGDGNVHTNIPVNSDRYEMLQAAYRAVERIMRLARDLGGVISGEHGIGITKLEFLSDDEMRPFREYKRKIDPEGRFNRGKLMEGADLRNAYTPSFALLGVESLIMEQSAIGDIAAMVKDCLRCGKCKPVCSTQVPRANLLYAPRNKILGASLLIEAFLYEEQTRRGISLMHFDEFDDVAGHCTVCHRCVKPCPVDIDFGDVSIAMRNFLRRQDRKKVSLGATAAMAFLNATDAATIKAMRAGIVGLGYPAQRLGHAMAKSFGLTQESVRRPPATLGRPDAKAQVIHFLNKPLPAGVPSRTARAMLGIEDDAVIPVIRNPEKATEDSEAIFYFPGCGSERLFSQVSLAVQAMLYDLGTATVLPPGYLCCGYPQTSNGDEDLGHAITTQNRVLFHRVANTLNYLDIKTVIVSCGTCMDQLMKYRFDRIFPGCRLLDIHEYLREKGVRLEGAETQGARHLYHDPCHTPIKTYDPVRLVSELMGGRIELSDRCCGESGTLAVSRPDISTQVRFRKQQEIEVATKNGPAKILTTCPSCLQGLSRFREDADITADYVVVEMARRLLGGDWLENYVRAAKAGGIEQILL; this comes from the coding sequence ATGTCCGCCCGCCTCAGGGAAATCCCCTACAACTACACCTCGTTTTCCGATCGCGAGATCGTCATCCGCCTGCTCGGGCCGGAGGCGTGGGAGGTGCTGGACGAGCTGCGCAGCCAGCGCGTCACCGGCCGTTCGGCACGCATGCTCTACGAGGTGCTGGGCGACATCTGGGTCGTGCGTCGCAACCCTTATCTCGAAGACGACCTGCTGGCCAATCCGGACCGCCGCGCGGCGCTCGTGGAGGCGTTGCGCCACCGCCTGGCGGAGATCGAGAAGCGCCGCGCCGGCAACGAGTCCGTGGCCCGGCTGCTGGAGGCCGCGCACAGGGCCGTGGGCGACTTCGAGGCCTGGTTCGGCGAAACCGGAGCCCTGCGCCGGAAAGTCGGCAAGCTGCTCTGCCGCCACACCCGCTGCGACAATATCCACTTCGACGGCCTCGCACGCGTCACGCACGTGACCGATGCCACCGACTGGCGCGTCGAAACCCCGTTCGTGGTGCTCACGCCGGACACGGAAGCCGAGGTCGCGCCGCTGGTGCGAGGGCTGATCGAGCTGGGGCTTACCATCATCCCGCGCGGCGGCGGCACGGGCTACACGGGCGGCGCGGTGCCGCTCGATGCGCGCTCCGCCGTCATCAACACCGAGAAGCTCATCGATATGGGCCCGGTGGAGGAAACCGCGCTGTCGGGCGTCGACAAACCCTATGCGACGATCCGCACCGGCGCGGGCGTGGTCACGCGCCGCGTCATGAATGCGGCGGACGCGGCGGGGCGGGTGTTCGCCTGCGATCCGACCTCGGCCGACGCCTCCTGCGTCGGCGGCAACATCGCCATGAACGCCGGCGGCAAGAAAGCCGTGCTCTGGGGCACGGCGCTGGACAACCTCGCCTCGTGGCGCATGGTGACGCCCGACGGAACATGGCTGGAAGTCGAGCGCATCGGCCACAACCTGGGCAAGATCCACGAGCAGGAGACCGCGACCTTCAGGCTCAAGCATCTGGCCGACGATGGCCGGATCGAGCGCGAGGAATTCCTCTCCATCCCCGGCCGCACCTTCCGCAAGGCCGGGCTGGGCAAGGACGTCACCGACAAGTTCCTCGCCGGGCTGCCCGGCGTGCAGAAGGAAGGCTGCGACGGCATCGTCACCTCGGCGGTCTGGCTGCTGCACCGCATGCCGCCGGTGGCGCGTACCTTCTGCCTGGAGTTCTTCGGCCAGGTCAGGGACGCCGTCCCCTCGATCGTCGAGATCACCGAATTCATGAAGGGCAAGCCCGGCGGCGCCATGCTCGCCGGCCTCGAACATCTCGACGAGCGCTACGTGAAGGCGGTCGGCTACGCGACGAAAGCACAGCGGCAAGGCCGGCCGAAGATGGTGCTGATCGGCGACATCGTCGGCGAGGACGATGCCGCCGTGACGGCCACCGCCGCCGAGGTCGTGCGCATCGCCGGCCAGCGATCCGGCGAGGGCTTCATCGCTGCGACGGCGGAGGCGCGCAGGAAGTTCTGGCTCGACCGCGCCCGCACGGCGGCCATCTCGCGCCACACCAACGCCTTCAAGGTCAACGAGGACGTGGTGATCCCCCTGCCCCGCATGGGCGACTACTGCGACGGCATCGAACGCATCAACATCGAGTTGTCGATCGCCAACAAGCTCGCGCTGTGCGATGCGCTCGTCGAATTCCTCTCCGGAGATCTCCCGCTGCATGCGGGCGATGCGAGCATGGACAAGGATGAGCTGATCGGCGACCGGCGCGAGCAGGCCGTCTCGATCATTGCCGAAGTGCGCGCGCGCTGGCAGGCGCTGAAGGACGGCCTGGACGCCAACTTCCCCGCGCTCCAGTACCACTCGGTGCGCGTCTCGTGGAAGGCGGAACTCAAGCCGCGGCTGGAAGCCATCTTCGACGGCAGCCTGTTCCGCCCCGTGCTGGAAGGCATCGAGGCCGTCCATGCCGAGGTGCTGCGCGACCGCGTCTTCGTCGCGCTGCACATGCACGCCGGCGACGGCAACGTGCACACCAACATCCCGGTGAACTCCGACCGCTACGAGATGCTCCAGGCGGCCTACCGCGCGGTCGAGCGCATCATGCGCCTCGCGCGCGATCTCGGCGGCGTCATTTCCGGCGAGCACGGCATCGGCATCACCAAGCTCGAATTCCTCTCCGACGACGAGATGCGCCCCTTCCGCGAATACAAGCGGAAGATCGACCCCGAGGGCCGCTTCAACCGGGGCAAGCTCATGGAAGGGGCCGACCTTCGCAACGCCTACACACCCTCGTTCGCGCTGCTCGGCGTCGAGTCGCTGATCATGGAGCAGTCGGCCATCGGCGACATCGCGGCGATGGTCAAGGATTGCCTGCGCTGCGGCAAGTGCAAGCCGGTGTGCTCGACGCAGGTACCGCGCGCCAACCTGCTCTACGCGCCGCGCAACAAGATCCTCGGCGCCTCGCTGCTGATCGAGGCCTTCCTCTACGAGGAGCAGACCCGGCGCGGCATTTCGCTCATGCACTTCGACGAGTTCGACGACGTGGCCGGCCACTGCACGGTCTGCCACCGCTGCGTGAAGCCCTGCCCGGTCGACATCGACTTCGGCGACGTCTCGATCGCCATGCGGAATTTCCTGCGCCGGCAGGACAGGAAAAAAGTCAGCCTCGGTGCGACGGCGGCCATGGCCTTTCTCAACGCCACCGACGCGGCTACGATCAAGGCCATGCGCGCCGGCATCGTCGGGCTGGGCTACCCGGCGCAGCGGCTGGGCCACGCGATGGCCAAATCCTTCGGGCTGACGCAGGAAAGCGTCCGGCGCCCCCCGGCCACGCTGGGCCGCCCGGATGCGAAGGCACAGGTCATCCACTTCCTCAACAAGCCGCTGCCCGCCGGCGTGCCCTCGCGCACCGCCCGCGCGATGCTCGGGATCGAGGACGACGCCGTGATCCCCGTGATCCGCAATCCGGAGAAAGCCACAGAGGATTCGGAAGCCATCTTCTATTTCCCAGGCTGCGGATCGGAGCGCCTGTTCTCACAGGTCAGTCTGGCCGTCCAGGCCATGCTCTACGACCTCGGCACCGCCACCGTGCTTCCGCCGGGCTATCTCTGCTGCGGCTATCCCCAGACATCGAACGGAGACGAAGACCTCGGCCACGCCATCACCACGCAGAACCGCGTGCTGTTCCATCGCGTCGCCAACACGCTCAACTACCTCGACATCAAGACCGTGATCGTCTCCTGCGGCACCTGCATGGACCAGCTCATGAAATACCGGTTCGACCGGATATTCCCCGGCTGCCGGCTGCTCGACATCCACGAATACCTCCGCGAGAAAGGCGTCAGGCTCGAAGGCGCGGAAACGCAGGGCGCGCGCCATCTCTACCACGACCCCTGCCACACGCCGATCAAGACCTACGACCCGGTCCGGCTCGTCTCCGAACTCATGGGCGGCCGGATCGAACTTTCAGACCGCTGCTGCGGCGAATCCGGCACGCTCGCCGTCAGCCGCCCCGACATCTCCACGCAGGTGCGCTTCAGGAAGCAGCAGGAAATCGAGGTCGCCACGAAAAATGGCCCGGCGAAGATACTCACCACCTGCCCAAGCTGCCTGCAAGGGCTGTCGCGGTTCCGCGAGGACGCGGACATCACGGCCGACTACGTCGTCGTCGAGATGGCGAGGCGCCTGCTGGGCGGTGACTGGCTTGAAAACTACGTGCGTGCGGCGAAGGCGGGGGGAATTGAGCAAATACTGCTCTGA
- a CDS encoding DedA family protein, with protein MEFLSSPEAGLWGLFLSSFLAATLLPGGSEAVLFAVLKAHPDRATAALLLATVGNTLGGMTTYWMGRLLPQRLPPERSTLARRWGAPVLLLAWAPVVGDALCAAAGWLRLPLFASVFWMALGKGARYVLVLVAVGAF; from the coding sequence ATGGAATTCCTCTCCTCCCCCGAGGCCGGCCTCTGGGGCCTCTTCCTGTCGAGCTTCCTGGCCGCCACCCTGCTGCCCGGCGGCTCCGAGGCCGTCCTGTTCGCCGTCCTGAAGGCGCATCCCGACCGGGCGACGGCGGCGCTGCTGCTCGCCACCGTCGGCAACACGCTGGGCGGCATGACGACCTACTGGATGGGGCGCCTCCTGCCACAGCGCCTGCCGCCCGAAAGATCGACATTGGCGCGGCGGTGGGGCGCCCCCGTCCTCCTGCTGGCCTGGGCGCCGGTCGTCGGCGACGCCCTCTGCGCCGCCGCGGGCTGGCTGCGCCTGCCGCTGTTCGCCAGCGTTTTCTGGATGGCGCTGGGCAAGGGCGCCCGCTACGTCCTCGTCCTTGTCGCCGTCGGCGCCTTCTGA
- the ilvA gene encoding threonine ammonia-lyase, biosynthetic, giving the protein MQPDYLERILNARVYDVAIETPLEPAPNLSARTGNRILLKREDMQPVFSFKLRGAYNKMAHLTPAQRKRGVIAASAGNHAQGVALSAQKLGCRAVIVMPVTTPRIKIDAVGKRGAEVVLAGESYDEAYAHALAMEKKQKLTFVHPYDDPEVIAGQGTIAMEILRQHPEPIDAVFCTIGGGGLIAGVAAYVKRLRPGTRVIGVEARDADAMARSLAAGRRVRLDSVGLFADGAAVKYVGAETFRLCREYVDEVVLVDTDAICAAIKDVFEDTRSILEPAGALAIAGAKAWAKATGAHNRTLVAVASGANMNFDRLRFVAERAEVGEQREAVLAVTIPEKPGSFRKFCGLIGRRAITEFNYRYSDAKEAHVFAGVQVANRAESLKLVESLRRHDLPTLDLTDDEMSKLHVRHMVGGRAPGLADETLYRFEFPERPGALLKFLDHMSKEGWNITLFHYRNHGADTGRVLVGMQVPAGEKRAFRVFLRNLGYRCWDESKNPAYRLFLG; this is encoded by the coding sequence ATGCAGCCCGATTACCTGGAAAGAATCCTCAACGCCCGCGTCTACGACGTGGCCATCGAGACGCCGCTGGAACCGGCGCCCAACCTCTCGGCGCGCACCGGCAACCGCATCCTGCTCAAGCGCGAGGATATGCAGCCGGTGTTCAGCTTCAAGCTGCGCGGCGCCTACAACAAGATGGCGCACCTCACGCCCGCGCAGAGGAAGCGCGGCGTGATCGCCGCCTCGGCCGGCAACCACGCGCAGGGCGTAGCGCTGTCGGCGCAGAAGCTGGGTTGCCGGGCCGTGATCGTCATGCCGGTGACGACGCCGCGGATCAAGATCGACGCGGTCGGAAAGCGGGGCGCCGAGGTCGTGCTGGCCGGCGAATCCTACGACGAGGCCTATGCGCACGCGCTGGCGATGGAGAAGAAGCAGAAGCTCACCTTCGTCCATCCCTATGACGATCCGGAGGTCATCGCCGGCCAGGGCACCATCGCCATGGAGATCCTGCGCCAGCATCCGGAGCCCATCGACGCCGTGTTCTGCACGATCGGCGGCGGCGGGCTGATCGCCGGCGTGGCCGCCTACGTCAAGCGGCTGCGGCCGGGGACGAGGGTCATCGGCGTCGAGGCCCGTGACGCCGACGCCATGGCGCGCTCGCTGGCGGCCGGCCGGCGCGTGCGGCTCGATTCGGTTGGCCTGTTCGCCGACGGGGCGGCGGTGAAGTACGTCGGCGCCGAGACCTTCCGCCTTTGCCGGGAATATGTGGACGAAGTGGTGCTGGTCGACACGGATGCGATTTGCGCCGCCATCAAGGACGTGTTCGAGGACACGCGCTCCATCCTGGAGCCGGCCGGCGCGCTGGCGATTGCCGGCGCCAAGGCCTGGGCCAAGGCGACCGGCGCGCACAACAGGACGCTGGTGGCCGTCGCTTCGGGCGCCAATATGAATTTCGACCGCCTGCGCTTCGTCGCCGAGCGCGCCGAGGTCGGCGAGCAGCGCGAGGCGGTGCTGGCGGTGACCATTCCGGAAAAACCGGGCTCGTTCCGCAAGTTCTGCGGCTTGATCGGCCGGCGCGCCATCACCGAGTTCAACTACCGCTACTCGGACGCCAAGGAGGCGCACGTCTTCGCGGGCGTGCAGGTGGCCAACCGCGCCGAGTCGCTGAAGCTGGTGGAATCGCTGCGCCGCCACGATCTGCCGACGCTGGACCTCACCGACGACGAGATGTCCAAGCTGCACGTGCGCCACATGGTCGGCGGTCGCGCGCCGGGGCTCGCGGACGAGACCCTCTACCGCTTCGAATTTCCAGAGCGGCCGGGCGCGCTCTTGAAATTCCTCGACCACATGAGCAAGGAGGGATGGAACATCACGCTGTTCCACTACCGTAACCACGGCGCCGATACCGGCCGCGTGCTGGTCGGCATGCAGGTGCCCGCCGGGGAGAAGAGGGCGTTCCGCGTCTTTCTCAGGAACCTCGGCTATCGCTGCTGGGACGAGTCGAAGAACCCGGCCTACCGGCTCTTCCTCGGCTGA